The window GACAATGACATCCGAGCAGCAGAGCGCGTTCTTCGCTCAGGCGACGACGGCCGTCTTCACGCGGCTGTTCGATCACGGACTCTCGCCGGTGCAGTGGGCCGAGGCTCTTGCCCAGCCGATCCACGACGGGCGGATTTCGGTGTGGAGCTCAGATCCGACCACGCAGAAGGCCGTCGAAGTAGGACCTGTCGGCGGCCCGCTCGTGCGGCAGAAGCTGGCCGGCGCGGGCACCTACGCCGTCTACTTCAACGACAACACCGGCGGCAAGATGGCCGGGTACATGCAGACTTCCATCACCACCGCGCAGGGCATCTGCCGCAGCGACGGCAAGCACACCGTCGAGGTTGCCGTGTCACTCACCAGCACTGCCCCCAAGGATGCCGGCTCGTTTCCGTCGAGCATGACCGGCGGCGGAATCTGGGGGGTGGCCACCGGCGACATCGGAATGAACGTGTCGGTGGCGGCGCCGCCTGGCGCGTTCTTCGAGGGAGTGCGCATCGACGGACAGCTCGCGTCGTCGGCGAACGTGGATGCCGAGGGACACCCCACGAGCATCGCTCACGTGAATCCGCAGCCCGGCGAGACGAACGTGTTGGCGTTCCGTTTCGTCGTCGACAGCGGCGAGGCCGTGCACATCGTGCACACGCCGATGCTCAGCGACCCCGCCATCGCCACGGGCGCGCTGTCCTGCGACTGAC is drawn from Microbacterium protaetiae and contains these coding sequences:
- a CDS encoding DUF4012 domain-containing protein — translated: MRADGGKLHLQKMADSTAFSYRTSPIMPIPEGLTSLYGDVVGRFVQDASIPADFTTTASLASAWWTEHGGAAPNAVISIDPIVLQSLLRVAGPVTLADGSELTADNLVQRLLVDPYMTMTSEQQSAFFAQATTAVFTRLFDHGLSPVQWAEALAQPIHDGRISVWSSDPTTQKAVEVGPVGGPLVRQKLAGAGTYAVYFNDNTGGKMAGYMQTSITTAQGICRSDGKHTVEVAVSLTSTAPKDAGSFPSSMTGGGIWGVATGDIGMNVSVAAPPGAFFEGVRIDGQLASSANVDAEGHPTSIAHVNPQPGETNVLAFRFVVDSGEAVHIVHTPMLSDPAIATGALSCD